Proteins from one Desulfonema limicola genomic window:
- a CDS encoding ABC-F family ATP-binding cassette domain-containing protein: MISVENLSKSFGGQTLFDQAGFRINSGERVGLVGRNGHGKTTLFRMIIGKESPDSGNIILPKQYKMGYVQQHIKFTENTVLKEGMKGLNKEEKDHHWKVEKVLAGLGFSTDDMEKSPDEFSGGFQVRLNLAKVLVSEPDLLLLDEPTNYLDITSIRWIERFLNRWPRELMLITHDRGFMDNVVTHTVAIHRKKMRKIQGNTGKLYAQIAQDEEIYEKTRVNDEKRQKEIELFISRFRAKARLANMVQSRVKTLAKMEKKEKLEGAKNLSFSFRTREFKGKTVMSVEDLSFFYDKANPLIQNLSFNVEPGDRICVVGKNGKGKTTLLKLLAGNLAPKSGRVTYNPNIIKGFYEQTNVQSLVDTRTVEEEILYSDSGVDRQMARNICGAMMFEGDNALKKVEVLSGGEKSRVMLGKLLATPLNLLLLDEPSNHLDMESCDSMLEAVDDFDGAVIMVTHNEMFLHALAQRLIVFQNEGIFVFEGTYADFLEKGGWEDDNNISKTHSSEIEEDASAKLNKKELRRRRSEIVGERAKILKPFERKISQTENKIDANEKEIEKLNLEMMEASQSQDGKKIADISRSIHNCQTAIDKLFDELEILTLQHDEKNAEFEIKLENLESYEEF; encoded by the coding sequence ATGATTAGTGTTGAAAATTTATCCAAAAGCTTTGGAGGACAGACCCTTTTCGATCAGGCTGGTTTCAGGATTAATTCAGGGGAACGGGTCGGGCTTGTAGGCCGGAATGGTCATGGAAAAACTACCCTTTTTAGAATGATTATCGGCAAAGAATCCCCTGATTCAGGCAATATCATCCTGCCCAAACAATACAAAATGGGTTATGTACAGCAGCACATTAAATTTACAGAAAATACTGTATTAAAAGAAGGTATGAAAGGGCTGAACAAAGAAGAAAAAGACCATCACTGGAAGGTTGAAAAAGTCCTTGCAGGACTTGGGTTTTCAACTGACGATATGGAAAAAAGCCCTGATGAGTTTTCAGGAGGTTTTCAGGTGCGCCTGAATCTTGCAAAAGTCCTGGTTTCAGAGCCTGATCTCCTGCTTCTAGACGAGCCTACCAATTATCTTGATATTACATCCATCAGATGGATTGAAAGATTTCTCAACAGGTGGCCCCGTGAACTCATGCTCATTACCCATGACCGGGGTTTTATGGACAATGTTGTTACCCATACTGTTGCAATTCACAGGAAAAAAATGCGTAAAATTCAGGGAAATACTGGAAAACTCTACGCTCAGATAGCTCAGGATGAAGAAATATATGAAAAAACAAGGGTAAATGATGAAAAAAGGCAAAAAGAGATAGAACTTTTTATATCCAGATTCAGGGCAAAGGCAAGGCTTGCCAATATGGTGCAGTCCCGTGTAAAAACCCTTGCAAAAATGGAGAAAAAAGAAAAACTGGAAGGTGCAAAAAATCTGAGTTTTTCTTTTAGAACCAGGGAATTCAAAGGGAAAACCGTGATGTCTGTTGAAGATTTAAGTTTTTTTTATGATAAAGCAAATCCTTTAATTCAAAATCTGAGTTTTAATGTAGAACCTGGAGACCGTATCTGTGTTGTTGGAAAAAACGGCAAAGGCAAGACAACTCTGCTCAAGCTTCTGGCTGGAAACCTTGCACCAAAAAGCGGCAGAGTTACTTACAATCCTAATATAATCAAAGGCTTTTACGAACAGACCAATGTTCAATCACTGGTTGATACCAGAACAGTGGAAGAGGAAATCCTTTATTCTGATTCAGGTGTTGACCGTCAGATGGCAAGAAATATCTGCGGGGCCATGATGTTTGAAGGTGATAATGCCTTAAAAAAAGTGGAGGTGCTTTCAGGCGGGGAAAAAAGCAGGGTAATGCTGGGTAAACTTCTGGCAACGCCCTTAAACCTGCTTCTTCTTGATGAACCTTCCAACCATCTTGACATGGAATCCTGTGATTCAATGCTTGAAGCTGTTGATGATTTTGACGGTGCTGTTATCATGGTTACACATAATGAAATGTTTCTCCATGCACTTGCACAAAGGCTTATTGTTTTTCAAAATGAGGGCATTTTTGTTTTTGAAGGTACTTATGCCGATTTCCTGGAAAAAGGCGGGTGGGAAGATGATAATAATATATCCAAAACACATTCATCAGAAATAGAAGAAGATGCGTCTGCAAAACTGAATAAAAAGGAACTGCGGCGCAGACGTTCGGAAATCGTGGGTGAAAGAGCTAAAATACTTAAACCTTTTGAGAGAAAAATCTCTCAAACTGAAAACAAGATTGATGCTAATGAAAAAGAGATTGAAAAATTAAACCTGGAAATGATGGAAGCATCCCAGTCTCAGGATGGTAAAAAGATTGCAGATATCTCACGGTCTATCCATAATTGCCAGACAGCAATTGATAAATTGTTTGATGAGCTGGAAATACTGACCCTGCAGCATGATGAAAAAAATGCAGAATTTGAAATAAAGCTTGAAAATCTTGAGTCTTATGAAGAATTTTAG
- a CDS encoding site-specific DNA-methyltransferase, protein MADYSNYDKPELLEIIAKYEKELKSRKYGLFWDNEREPEQVVLDCENNLPILKRIKNKEIKTDDNEDNILIEGDNYHALTVLNYTHKEKIDVIYIDPPYNTGNKTWKYNNHYVEKDDGYWHSKWLNMMEKRLNAAKELMKKDGVIVVTIDDFEKANLVLLMDKIFGEINRLGIVAIMHNPRGRSDDKYIATSHEYALFYSKNRESVTTYKLRLTEEQIENFPLKDDISHYRLLPLKRTGSNSTPDKRPNLFYPIYYDQLTDKIMIDQNKNLELIKILPIDSSGGERVWRWGKASLMERAETEIVVKHTNDDYSVFAKDRIKEGRKPKTIWVDPKYDASSHGTMLLKTILNTQNAFNYPKSLFAVIDAVEVCSSQKKEAVVLDFFAGSGTTGHAVLQLNKEDGGNRKFILCTNNENNICTEVTYPRIKKVITGYKKNGNGEQIEGLKGNLQYFETALIKKTKNRDQVKINLTKKCTEMLCVKENIFNLKTSEPDFKIFSSNKNNKFLCIYYNYIEDTFESFLEELKKLKAKKIIYMFSAENEIDKSLFSEINNKRIETIPQEILTVYKQLVKMNIPIKSNVIFSDLNKAKAKIFTDKDKDDGARVLRVVLEKLIQKISQDNSINILNTKGKEEKISVLNDKLFNQNIITKVEYVENRACMTIGNNAAHGDYDDYNLKQVEKFYKHIQSLLNSYNI, encoded by the coding sequence ATGGCTGATTATTCAAATTATGATAAACCTGAACTGCTTGAAATAATAGCAAAGTATGAAAAAGAGCTTAAATCCAGAAAATATGGGCTGTTTTGGGATAATGAAAGAGAACCTGAACAGGTGGTACTTGATTGTGAGAATAATCTGCCGATTTTAAAACGAATTAAAAACAAAGAGATTAAAACTGATGACAATGAAGATAATATTCTGATTGAAGGTGATAATTATCATGCTTTAACAGTTTTGAACTATACCCATAAAGAGAAGATAGATGTTATTTATATTGATCCGCCTTATAATACTGGGAATAAGACGTGGAAATATAATAATCATTATGTGGAAAAAGATGATGGTTACTGGCATTCAAAATGGTTAAATATGATGGAAAAAAGATTAAATGCTGCTAAAGAATTAATGAAAAAAGATGGTGTAATAGTAGTTACAATTGATGATTTTGAAAAGGCAAATTTAGTTTTGCTGATGGATAAAATATTTGGTGAAATAAATAGATTAGGTATTGTTGCGATCATGCATAATCCACGAGGCAGGAGTGATGATAAATATATAGCTACCTCTCACGAATATGCACTGTTTTATTCAAAGAACCGTGAATCAGTAACAACATATAAACTAAGATTAACTGAGGAACAAATTGAAAATTTTCCACTTAAAGATGATATTTCACATTATCGCTTATTGCCCTTAAAAAGAACCGGTTCTAATTCAACACCTGATAAAAGGCCAAATTTATTTTACCCGATTTATTATGACCAATTGACAGACAAAATAATGATTGATCAAAATAAAAATTTGGAATTAATCAAAATACTTCCAATTGATTCAAGTGGTGGGGAAAGAGTCTGGAGGTGGGGAAAAGCATCTTTAATGGAAAGAGCGGAAACCGAAATTGTTGTCAAGCATACAAACGACGATTACTCTGTTTTTGCAAAAGACAGAATTAAAGAAGGGAGAAAGCCCAAGACCATTTGGGTAGATCCTAAGTACGATGCTTCTTCTCATGGGACAATGCTGCTTAAAACAATATTAAATACTCAAAACGCCTTTAATTATCCTAAATCATTATTTGCAGTTATTGATGCTGTCGAAGTTTGTTCATCTCAAAAAAAAGAGGCTGTTGTTTTAGACTTTTTTGCAGGATCCGGTACAACCGGGCACGCAGTTTTACAACTAAATAAAGAAGACGGTGGAAACAGAAAATTTATTCTCTGCACCAACAATGAAAATAATATCTGCACGGAAGTAACCTATCCGCGAATAAAAAAAGTAATAACCGGCTACAAAAAAAATGGCAATGGAGAACAAATTGAAGGATTAAAAGGCAATCTCCAATACTTTGAAACAGCACTCATAAAAAAAACAAAAAACCGCGATCAGGTAAAAATCAATCTCACAAAAAAATGTACAGAAATGCTGTGTGTTAAAGAAAACATCTTTAATCTGAAAACCTCCGAGCCTGACTTCAAAATATTCTCATCTAACAAAAACAACAAATTCCTCTGTATTTATTACAACTACATAGAAGATACTTTTGAGAGTTTCCTTGAAGAGCTTAAAAAGCTGAAAGCTAAAAAGATTATCTATATGTTTTCTGCGGAAAATGAGATAGATAAATCTCTTTTTTCAGAAATAAACAATAAAAGAATTGAAACTATCCCACAGGAAATTTTGACTGTTTATAAACAGCTTGTCAAGATGAATATCCCAATAAAATCAAATGTAATTTTTAGTGATTTGAATAAAGCAAAAGCAAAAATTTTTACAGATAAAGACAAAGATGACGGAGCCAGGGTTTTAAGAGTTGTGCTTGAAAAATTAATTCAAAAAATCTCACAGGACAACAGCATTAATATCTTAAATACCAAGGGTAAAGAAGAAAAAATATCAGTTTTGAACGATAAACTTTTTAATCAAAATATAATTACAAAGGTTGAGTATGTTGAAAACAGGGCATGTATGACCATTGGGAATAATGCAGCTCACGGTGATTATGATGACTACAATCTGAAACAGGTAGAAAAATTTTATAAACATATTCAGTCCTTGCTGAACAGTTATAATATATAG
- the gmk gene encoding guanylate kinase, which translates to MSFNKGILFIVSAPSGAGKTTICQAVLNNIKDMHYSISYTTRNPRGNEKNGVEYFFITKEEFLKGIESGKWAEWAEVHGNYYGTSSETLNQVLDAGKNIILDIDVQGTYKILEKYPDAVTIFIMPPDFNTLRIRMESRAADSPEVIDRRMKNAINEIAQKDNYSHIIVNDDLDKAVSQLTSIIKSCCINS; encoded by the coding sequence ATGAGCTTCAATAAGGGAATCCTTTTTATTGTTTCAGCCCCTTCAGGAGCAGGAAAAACAACTATCTGTCAAGCAGTTCTAAATAATATCAAGGATATGCACTATTCCATATCCTATACAACCAGAAACCCCCGGGGAAATGAAAAAAACGGTGTTGAATACTTTTTTATAACAAAAGAAGAATTTCTAAAAGGTATTGAATCAGGAAAATGGGCTGAGTGGGCTGAGGTTCACGGAAATTATTACGGCACTTCATCTGAAACACTTAACCAGGTTCTTGATGCAGGTAAGAATATTATTTTGGATATTGATGTCCAGGGAACATATAAAATCCTGGAAAAATACCCTGATGCTGTTACAATTTTTATTATGCCCCCTGATTTTAACACCCTTAGAATCCGCATGGAATCCAGGGCAGCCGACAGCCCGGAAGTAATTGACAGGCGAATGAAAAACGCAATAAATGAGATTGCCCAGAAAGACAATTACTCCCATATTATTGTTAATGATGATCTTGACAAGGCTGTCAGCCAACTGACCTCTATTATTAAATCATGCTGCATCAATTCATAG
- a CDS encoding DUF7674 family protein, giving the protein MPLLDIYCEIREKFPIITEKADLEHVRNWGDIDPDFAYSWFESLANALNNEMTRNVSPKKYEDIFRYLSISFSNGDKEVRNCIDAAFTENLFWKVEAVKAKPYWELLPNNLKDLYVSFHRKNPL; this is encoded by the coding sequence ATGCCTTTATTGGATATTTACTGCGAAATTAGGGAAAAATTTCCGATCATTACTGAAAAAGCAGACCTTGAACACGTTCGGAACTGGGGAGATATTGATCCTGATTTCGCATATTCTTGGTTTGAAAGCCTGGCAAATGCACTAAACAATGAGATGACCAGAAATGTCTCACCAAAGAAATATGAAGATATTTTTAGGTATCTGAGTATTTCATTTAGTAACGGTGATAAAGAGGTAAGAAACTGTATTGATGCAGCTTTTACAGAAAATCTATTTTGGAAAGTAGAAGCAGTTAAAGCGAAACCGTACTGGGAGTTGCTGCCAAATAACCTAAAGGATTTATATGTCAGTTTCCATCGCAAAAACCCGCTCTAA
- a CDS encoding DUF4416 family protein, producing the protein MSIPQPPKPAKLVISIFLKDKDLINSLTEELSEKFGNIDIISDWMPFDYTSYYEPEMGSPLFRRMLSFANLIEQTGLSHIKLETNKLELKLSECEKRRVNIDPGYLLLERFVLATGKNFTHRIYIGNKIYADLTLIYTKGDFKTLPWTYPDYADKPVITFLNKVRNQYINDLKAG; encoded by the coding sequence ATGAGCATACCCCAGCCCCCAAAACCCGCAAAACTGGTTATCAGCATTTTTTTGAAAGACAAAGACCTGATAAACTCATTAACAGAAGAATTATCAGAAAAGTTCGGTAATATTGATATTATCAGTGACTGGATGCCATTTGACTATACATCATATTATGAACCGGAAATGGGAAGCCCTTTGTTCCGCAGGATGCTCTCATTTGCAAACCTGATAGAGCAGACCGGGCTTTCCCATATTAAACTGGAAACCAATAAACTGGAACTGAAGCTGTCAGAATGCGAAAAACGAAGGGTAAACATTGATCCCGGATATTTGCTTCTGGAACGCTTTGTACTTGCTACAGGCAAAAACTTTACACACAGGATTTATATTGGAAATAAAATCTATGCGGATTTAACCCTGATATATACAAAAGGCGATTTTAAAACACTGCCCTGGACATATCCTGATTATGCTGATAAACCTGTGATTACATTTCTTAATAAGGTTCGTAATCAATATATAAACGATTTGAAAGCTGGCTGA
- a CDS encoding Trm112 family protein, with protein sequence MALKQELLDILACPKCKGDIYLNDNKDGLICEMCRLIYEIKDDIPIMLIDEAKPLPEK encoded by the coding sequence ATGGCTTTAAAACAAGAATTGCTGGATATTCTGGCATGTCCCAAATGTAAAGGTGATATTTATCTTAATGATAACAAAGACGGGCTGATCTGTGAGATGTGCAGGCTTATTTATGAAATCAAAGATGATATTCCCATTATGCTCATTGATGAAGCAAAACCTTTACCGGAAAAATAA
- a CDS encoding DEAD/DEAH box helicase, with the protein MKRLKRYQENAVDKLLVRTRELLNENSDNRTIVFQSPTGSGKTFMMSRYIYQLIEEYEDKKDICFLWISIGKGNLHEQSYNSLKKEYNGFPVVYLLEQEFFGSREIITRNEIVVVNWEKLRTKDRKTGEWKNILMKDKETTNFRELVRNTKEDNTVIIMIIDESHSNSSSERALELRNIINADLTIEMSATPVLREGEYDEKIFVWPNDVIEEGMIKKEIVINEDIDQIDDDEITSQELIMQAAFQKREELKQLYQKMGIDINPLVMIQLPSSEAGEEKKEFVESFLAEKDVSYENKKLAVWLSEEKVNNENEFVTPNNSKVDFLIFKQAVDTGWDCPRASILVRFREIKSIVFEIQTIGRILRMPEAEHYENDTLNKGFVYTNVKSLEVKKETYNPNIIKSVIVRRKDIYEPIRLKSYYRKRLDFGDITLSFYKILERTFCKYFDINIDEYEFFSRNKDKLQSKGIVLKHLDNQDEIILNKSLDTKLFDKLPDDKISGKEADLFSESTLLKVNLSQDDLFHAFELLIKVNLNGFAFKRSIPSVKQALYRWFRKYLDINLVGNGIIYIQNIVLNNAETFSKLFDKAVRAYKPLKDEEINKKIQEIEEWNEEWEIAEKRNLNPYTYTKHDYNLSLYNPCYLKIDSSIEKDFIEYLESKKDTVNWWWQNGGEHMALNFGIKYNNRSTFQPDFIVSFKDGRLGIFDTKASGFNEDDNKLKSEALQQYIIQNNKNLFGGLIIKQGQHFKINTRENYSGFKENPDDWEYFEDLIK; encoded by the coding sequence ATGAAAAGATTAAAAAGATACCAGGAAAATGCTGTTGACAAACTGCTTGTCAGAACCAGAGAACTTCTTAATGAAAATTCAGATAACAGAACTATTGTATTCCAATCTCCGACCGGCAGCGGTAAAACATTTATGATGTCGCGCTATATTTATCAGCTTATTGAAGAATATGAGGATAAAAAAGATATATGTTTTTTATGGATTAGTATTGGAAAAGGAAATTTGCATGAACAAAGCTATAATTCTTTAAAAAAGGAATATAACGGGTTTCCTGTTGTATATCTGCTGGAACAGGAGTTTTTCGGTTCCCGTGAAATTATTACAAGAAATGAAATAGTTGTTGTCAACTGGGAAAAGCTTAGAACTAAGGATAGAAAGACCGGTGAGTGGAAAAACATCTTAATGAAAGATAAAGAGACCACAAACTTTAGAGAGCTTGTCAGAAATACAAAGGAAGATAATACTGTAATCATCATGATAATTGATGAGAGTCACTCCAATTCCAGCAGTGAAAGAGCTTTAGAACTTAGAAATATTATAAATGCCGATTTAACTATTGAGATGAGTGCGACCCCTGTTTTGCGTGAGGGTGAATATGATGAAAAAATATTTGTCTGGCCTAATGATGTTATTGAAGAGGGAATGATAAAAAAAGAAATTGTCATTAATGAAGATATTGATCAGATTGATGATGATGAAATTACATCTCAGGAACTGATTATGCAGGCTGCTTTTCAAAAACGCGAAGAACTTAAACAGCTTTATCAAAAGATGGGTATTGATATAAATCCTTTAGTAATGATTCAACTTCCATCAAGCGAAGCAGGAGAAGAAAAAAAAGAGTTTGTTGAGAGCTTTTTAGCAGAAAAAGATGTTAGTTATGAAAACAAAAAACTTGCGGTGTGGTTAAGCGAAGAAAAAGTAAATAATGAAAATGAATTTGTAACTCCAAATAACAGTAAAGTTGACTTTCTAATTTTTAAACAAGCAGTTGATACAGGGTGGGATTGTCCCAGAGCATCAATTCTTGTTAGATTTAGAGAGATAAAAAGCATAGTGTTTGAAATCCAGACAATAGGCCGAATACTCAGAATGCCGGAAGCAGAGCATTATGAAAATGACACCTTGAACAAAGGTTTTGTATATACCAATGTAAAAAGCCTTGAAGTAAAAAAAGAGACTTATAATCCAAATATCATTAAATCTGTAATTGTAAGAAGAAAAGATATATATGAACCCATCAGGTTAAAATCATACTATAGAAAAAGATTGGATTTTGGTGATATTACTTTGAGTTTTTACAAAATATTAGAGAGGACTTTTTGTAAGTACTTTGATATTAATATTGATGAATATGAGTTTTTTAGCAGGAATAAAGATAAATTACAAAGCAAGGGCATAGTTCTTAAACACCTGGATAATCAAGATGAAATCATATTAAATAAATCACTTGATACTAAATTGTTTGATAAATTGCCTGATGATAAAATTTCAGGTAAAGAAGCAGACCTTTTTTCAGAATCAACCTTGTTAAAAGTCAATTTGTCACAAGATGACTTGTTTCATGCTTTTGAACTTCTGATTAAAGTCAATTTAAATGGTTTTGCGTTTAAGCGTTCCATTCCCAGCGTAAAACAGGCTTTATACAGATGGTTTAGGAAATATCTTGATATAAATCTTGTTGGAAACGGAATTATTTATATTCAAAATATTGTACTTAACAATGCTGAAACATTTTCAAAACTGTTTGATAAGGCAGTCAGAGCTTATAAACCCCTGAAAGATGAAGAAATAAATAAAAAAATTCAAGAGATAGAAGAGTGGAATGAAGAATGGGAAATTGCTGAAAAAAGAAATTTGAATCCATACACCTATACTAAGCACGATTATAATTTGTCTCTGTACAATCCATGTTATTTAAAAATTGACAGCAGTATTGAAAAAGACTTTATCGAATATTTAGAAAGTAAAAAAGATACTGTAAACTGGTGGTGGCAAAACGGTGGCGAACACATGGCTTTGAACTTCGGCATCAAGTACAACAACAGATCAACCTTTCAGCCAGATTTCATTGTTTCATTTAAAGACGGCAGACTTGGCATTTTTGATACCAAAGCCAGTGGTTTTAATGAAGATGATAATAAGTTAAAAAGTGAAGCATTGCAGCAATATATAATTCAGAATAATAAAAATCTTTTCGGCGGATTAATTATTAAACAAGGGCAGCATTTTAAAATTAATACCAGAGAAAACTATTCAGGATTTAAGGAAAATCCCGATGACTGGGAATATTTTGAGGATTTAATAAAATAA
- a CDS encoding YicC/YloC family endoribonuclease, whose product MIKSMTAFSRAEKTQSNLTAIIEIRSYNSRYLDVTLRIAQSYLSLENKIKGLISEKISRGRVEVKIQIQDSSEETCKFEVDEIKAKAYYKALTDLKNMFDINTQIPLEIISNVSGIIKSAEIEKNADSAWLLISGCMNEALEALDSMRKIEGDYLEKDFENRLNEIETAIYDIEKGSDGLLSHYQEKLTARITSLTNGIIEIDPDRTAQEAAFLADKSDISEEIVRARSHVEQFRSIMKSDEPGGRKLNFLLQEFNREFNTIGSKTGNTDISHIIVKLKSEIEKIREQVQNVE is encoded by the coding sequence ATGATTAAAAGCATGACCGCTTTTTCAAGAGCGGAAAAAACACAGAGCAACTTAACTGCCATTATTGAAATAAGGTCTTATAACAGCAGGTATCTTGATGTAACCCTGCGAATTGCCCAGAGCTATTTATCCCTTGAAAACAAGATAAAGGGTTTGATTTCCGAAAAGATTTCAAGGGGACGTGTTGAAGTCAAGATTCAGATTCAGGATTCTTCAGAAGAAACCTGCAAATTTGAAGTTGATGAAATCAAGGCAAAAGCTTATTATAAAGCACTCACAGACCTGAAAAATATGTTTGACATTAATACTCAGATACCCTTGGAGATTATTTCAAATGTATCGGGAATAATCAAATCTGCTGAAATTGAAAAAAATGCAGATTCAGCCTGGCTTTTAATAAGCGGGTGCATGAATGAAGCTCTTGAAGCTCTTGATTCCATGCGAAAGATTGAAGGTGATTACCTTGAAAAAGATTTTGAAAACCGATTAAACGAGATTGAAACTGCTATTTACGATATTGAAAAAGGTTCAGACGGTCTTTTATCCCATTACCAGGAAAAATTAACAGCAAGGATAACATCTTTAACCAATGGAATCATAGAAATTGATCCTGACCGTACAGCACAGGAAGCAGCCTTTCTTGCTGATAAAAGCGATATTTCCGAAGAGATTGTCCGGGCAAGAAGTCATGTTGAACAATTCAGGTCAATCATGAAATCAGATGAACCCGGGGGACGCAAGCTTAATTTTCTATTACAGGAATTTAACCGTGAATTTAATACAATAGGATCAAAAACCGGCAATACCGATATTTCACACATTATTGTCAAACTGAAATCAGAAATTGAAAAAATCAGAGAACAGGTACAGAATGTGGAGTAA
- a CDS encoding DUF370 domain-containing protein, with protein MEQPLLNIGFGSTVIADRVVAIVSPNSAPMKRLKDEAKEDKRLIDATYGRKTRSIIIMDSNHIVLSAIQSETISQRYITAVKEVREPKNELQ; from the coding sequence ATGGAACAGCCTCTGCTTAATATTGGCTTTGGAAGTACAGTGATTGCAGACAGGGTAGTAGCTATTGTCTCGCCAAACTCTGCTCCAATGAAACGGCTGAAAGATGAGGCAAAAGAAGATAAACGGCTTATTGATGCAACCTATGGAAGAAAAACACGCTCCATTATTATTATGGACAGCAACCATATTGTATTGTCAGCCATTCAGTCAGAAACCATATCACAAAGATATATAACAGCAGTCAAGGAAGTAAGGGAGCCTAAAAATGAGCTTCAATAA
- the rlmB gene encoding 23S rRNA (guanosine(2251)-2'-O)-methyltransferase RlmB: protein MKTEILFGIHPVYEALKAGKRSFVEIYISKDKSRLSARLEQAVSLAESRNIPVKISNSKNMQKMTGSEMHQGIGAKTSVYSFADISDLFNNSEPFILILDSIVDTHNLGALIRTAQCAGVSGIIIPKDRAAGPSPAVSKASAGALEHVSLIQAVNLVNIIKELKKKGVWIFGLAPDAKESVFEKDLKGPGAVIIGGEEKGIRPGVKKHCDFLISIPQKGHIDSLNASVAGAVVMYEAFRQRLI from the coding sequence ATGAAAACAGAAATACTTTTTGGTATTCATCCTGTGTATGAGGCTCTCAAGGCAGGAAAACGCAGTTTTGTTGAGATTTATATAAGCAAAGACAAATCCAGGCTTTCAGCAAGACTTGAGCAGGCTGTATCCCTGGCAGAGTCCCGTAATATTCCTGTCAAAATCTCAAACTCCAAAAACATGCAAAAAATGACAGGCTCGGAAATGCACCAGGGCATTGGTGCAAAAACAAGTGTTTATTCTTTTGCAGATATATCTGATTTATTTAATAATTCAGAACCTTTTATATTAATTCTGGACAGCATTGTTGATACCCATAATCTTGGAGCCTTGATAAGAACAGCTCAATGTGCAGGGGTTTCAGGTATTATTATCCCCAAAGATCGTGCTGCGGGTCCCAGTCCTGCAGTATCTAAAGCATCTGCAGGTGCCCTTGAACATGTTTCTTTGATCCAGGCTGTAAACCTTGTTAATATAATAAAAGAATTGAAAAAAAAGGGAGTATGGATTTTTGGTCTGGCTCCTGATGCTAAAGAATCGGTTTTTGAAAAAGACCTGAAAGGTCCTGGTGCTGTTATTATAGGAGGAGAAGAAAAAGGAATCCGGCCTGGTGTTAAAAAACATTGCGATTTCCTGATTTCAATTCCCCAGAAAGGCCATATAGATTCTTTAAATGCTTCTGTTGCAGGAGCAGTTGTCATGTATGAGGCTTTCCGCCAGAGACTAATTTGA
- a CDS encoding SEC-C metal-binding domain-containing protein, producing MAKLGTKKKPVRFHVQTEERLHELASICDNNGWIFIGGFEPENPEDIREVEYLLNPKAFKSQPCMDGFDNMTIVRENPKIGRNDLCPCGSGKKYKKCCMK from the coding sequence ATGGCAAAATTAGGAACAAAAAAAAAACCGGTAAGATTTCATGTTCAAACTGAAGAGAGATTGCATGAACTAGCTTCAATTTGTGACAATAATGGATGGATATTTATTGGAGGCTTTGAACCTGAAAACCCTGAAGATATACGTGAAGTTGAGTATTTATTGAACCCAAAAGCCTTCAAATCTCAGCCATGCATGGACGGATTTGATAATATGACGATTGTTCGCGAAAATCCTAAAATTGGCAGAAATGATCTTTGCCCTTGTGGCAGCGGCAAGAAGTACAAGAAGTGCTGCATGAAATAG